The following proteins come from a genomic window of Heptranchias perlo isolate sHepPer1 chromosome 14, sHepPer1.hap1, whole genome shotgun sequence:
- the LOC137332623 gene encoding uncharacterized protein, producing MFGDDANVSQFTSRPPLMTVTDSDRPPLMTVTDSDRPPLMTVTDSDRPQLMTVTDSDRPPLMTVTDSDHPQLMTVTDSDRPPLMTVTDSDRPPLMTVTDSDHPQLMTVTDSDHPQLMTVTDSDRPQLMTVTDSDRPPLMTVTDSDRPPLMTVTDSDRPQLMTVTDSDRPPLMTVTDSDRPQLMTVTDSDRPPLMTVTDSDRPPLMTVTDSDRPPLMTVTDSDRPPLMTVTDSDRPQLMTVTDSDRPPLMTVTDSDRPPLMTVTDTH from the coding sequence ATGTTTGGTGATGATGCGAATGTGTCTCAATTCACATCCCGTCCCCCGCTGATGACAGTGACCGACAGTGACCGTCCCCCACTGATGACAGTGACCGACAGTGACCGTCCCCCGCTGATGACAGTGACCGACAGTGACCGTCCCCAACTGATGACAGTGACCGACAGTGACCGTCCCCCTCTGATGACAGTGACCGACAGTGACCATCCCCAACTGATGACAGTGACCGACAGTGACCGTCCCCCTCTGATGACAGTGACCGACAGTGACCGTCCCCCTCTGATGACAGTGACCGACAGTGACCATCCCCAACTGATGACAGTGACCGACAGTGACCATCCCCAACTGATGACAGTGACCGACAGTGACCGTCCCCAACTGATGACAGTGACCGACAGTGACCGTCCCCCTCTGATGACAGTGACCGACAGTGACCGTCCTCCACTGATGACAGTGACCGACAGTGACCGTCCCCAACTGATGACAGTGACCGACAGTGACCGTCCCCCGCTGATGACAGTGACCGACAGTGACCGTCCCCAACTGATGACAGTGACCGACAGTGACCGTCCTCCACTGATGACAGTGACCGACAGTGACCGTCCCCCACTGATGACAGTGACCGACAGTGACCGTCCCCCACTGATGACAGTGACCGACAGTGACCGTCCCCCGCTGATGACAGTGACCGACAGTGACCGTCCCCAACTGATGACAGTGACCGACAGTGACCGTCCCCCACTGATGACAGTGACCGACAGTGACCGTCCCCCACTGATGACAGTGACCGACACCCACTGA